The Candidatus Methylomirabilota bacterium genome includes a region encoding these proteins:
- the hscB gene encoding Fe-S protein assembly co-chaperone HscB, which translates to MDDYFAVFELPRKLTVDGEALRRRFYELSRVHHPDFHQAADDEAQAATLARSALVNRAYRALRDPIARVEYLIALEEGRDTREGATGRPKAPRDLLEEMLEVQEALEEARAGELDGPARERLRGERERLAARRQAEEDALVGRAAEWDAALDAGGDRQALLTWFKERLAARAYLRTVIDDLSEALGEDQAQHVSHRRH; encoded by the coding sequence ATGGACGACTACTTCGCGGTGTTCGAACTACCCAGGAAGCTTACGGTGGACGGCGAGGCCCTCCGCCGACGCTTCTATGAGCTGAGCCGTGTCCACCACCCGGACTTCCACCAGGCGGCGGACGACGAGGCGCAGGCAGCGACCCTGGCACGCTCGGCGCTGGTGAACCGCGCGTACCGCGCGCTGCGCGACCCCATCGCGCGCGTCGAGTACCTGATCGCGCTGGAGGAAGGCCGGGACACGCGCGAGGGCGCGACAGGCCGGCCCAAGGCCCCGCGGGACCTGCTGGAAGAGATGCTGGAAGTGCAGGAGGCCCTCGAGGAGGCCCGCGCGGGCGAGCTCGACGGGCCGGCGCGCGAGCGCCTGCGCGGCGAGCGCGAGCGCCTGGCCGCGCGCCGGCAAGCGGAGGAAGACGCGCTGGTGGGCCGGGCGGCGGAGTGGGACGCCGCGCTGGATGCGGGCGGAGACCGCCAGGCGCTCCTCACGTGGTTCAAGGAGCGGTTGGCCGCGCGCGCCTATCTCCGCACCGTCATCGACGACCTGAGCGAAGCGCTCGGAGAGGATCAAGCGCAGCATGTCTCGCATCGTCGGCATTGA